GGCGCGCATGGCGGCCATTCAAGCCGTCATGCAGCGCTACCGCAACCGCCTTCTGGAAAGCCTGGATGCCATGCCACGCCATTGACCGTCCCCACCTGTGATTGTCCGACCGCCATGAAGACCCGCATCCCGGCCCCGACCATTGCACGCGCGGCCGCCGCCATTGCCTTGATCGCCGCCGCCCCGGGCTGCCTGGCGGCGCGCAGCGTCGCGACGCCCTGCCCCGGCACGCTGCAGATCGAGCAGACGCCGCTCACGCCCGGCGGCTGGGCCGTCATCGAAGACCCCCGGCGCGAGGCCGTCCACCGCCTGCAAGGCATCACCTTCTTTTCCGGCGATCCGCGCAACGGCGTCGCGCTGCCGCCGGATTCCGAAAAACGGTCGCCGCGCGGCTATAAATCCACCTGGCATTTCCAGCCCAGACCCGAGGGCTACTGGATAGGCT
The sequence above is a segment of the Bordetella genomosp. 9 genome. Coding sequences within it:
- a CDS encoding STY0301 family protein codes for the protein MKTRIPAPTIARAAAAIALIAAAPGCLAARSVATPCPGTLQIEQTPLTPGGWAVIEDPRREAVHRLQGITFFSGDPRNGVALPPDSEKRSPRGYKSTWHFQPRPEGYWIGCNYTDTNLLAIRKLADNISQCDMKQYLANRHRPGGAVEVVCY